AGGAAAGGAAAGCCGCATTCACATCAATATGAAAAACAATTCGTTCCAAACGTACGTTCACCTCCTGTAAAGGCATTGTATCAAACACACGTTCCTCTATCAAGCGGTAAATTCTGCCAGAGATAAGCATCTGCCTATTGGAAAAACACGGCAAAAGAAAAAGCGCCGGGCTTTTACACCCGGCGCTCTCGCACTTTCATTATGTAGAAATCATTGAAATTCCATCCGGAAATTCTAAAAATCCACTTCCGTATCATAATAGCAGCATTTCAGCAGCTTTTCCATCTCTTCCTGACTTGGCTGGCGCGGATTAGAACCCGTGCAGGCATCAAGAATTGCGTTAGCTGCGATCTCCGGCAGTCTCTCCAGGAATACTTCTTCCGGCACAAAACCCTGCTCCGTCGGATAGCTGTCCTGGCCGTAGTTTTTAATGCAGTGCGGAATATTCAGATCGTCGTTCATCTTCCGCAGATAAGCGATGAGCAGTTCCACTTTCTCATCGGGAGTGCCGCCGCCGAGATTCATGAAATCCGCAATCTCGCCATAGCGTGCCTTTGCTGTCTCATCTTTGGCATTAAACGCGATCACTTTCGGGAGATACATGGCGTTGGCCGCACCATGGATAATATGCGCGCCATAGTCTGCAAATACAGCCCCCGTCTTATGCGCCATGGAATGAACGATACCGAGCAATGCGTTGCTGAATGCCATACCGGCCAGACACTGCGCATTGTGCATGGAATCTCTCTTCGCCATATCGCCGTTATAGGAATCTACCAGATCACGCTGAATCATCTTGATTGCATGGAGTGCAAGCGGGTCAGTAAAATCACAATTCGCTGTGGAAACATATGCCTCTACCGCATGGGTCATCGCATCCATTCCCGTATGCGCCACCAGCTTCTGCGGCATCGTCTCTGCCAGATCCGGATCTACGATCGCTACATCCGGCGTGATCTCAAAATCAGCAAGCGGATATTTGATACCCTTCTGATAATCGGTAATAACCGCAAAAGCCGTCACTTCCGTGGCTGTTCCCGAAGTCGAAGAGATCGCACAAAATCTTGCTTTCTTTCTCAGCTCCGGAATACCGAACACTTTACACATATCCTCAAACGTAATATCCGGATACTCGTATTTGATCCACATTGCCTTTGCCGCGTCGATCGGAGAACCGCCGCCCATTGCCACGATCCAGTCCGGCCCGAATTCTGTCATTGCCTGCGCGCCTTTCATAACGGTCTCTACCGACGGGTCCGGTTCAATTCCTTCAAAGAGCTGCACTTCCATGCCTGCCTCTTCCAGATATTGTTTCGCTCTGTCCAGAAAACCGAAACGCTTCATGGAACCGCCGCCCACGCAGATGATCGCCTTTTTCCCCTTAAAATCCTTCAACGCCTCCAATGCGCCTTTTCCGTGATATAAATCTCTCGGTAATGTAAATCTCGCCATAATCCTTTCCTCCGTTTTACTCTTGTTTACAACATGTTTTGCTACAGCCGCAGCGCAGCTCGCTTTTCGCTCGCTCTCTGCAGCCGCTTCCTGCGCTCTCTCCCGCAGCCGCTTCCTGCGCTCTCTCCCGCAGCCGCTTCCTGCGCTCTCTCCCGCAGCCGCTTCCTGCGCTCTCTCCCGCAGCCGCTTCCTGCGCTCTCTCCCGCAGCCGCTTCCTGCGCTCTCTCCCGCAGCCGCTTCCTGCGCTCTCTCCCGCAGCCGCTTCCTGCGCTCTCTCCCGCAGCCGCTTCCTGCGCTCTCTCCCGCAGCGCTGCTCGCTTTTCGCTCGCTCACGGGCATTCGCCCTATGAAAAAAGCCATCTTAAAAAATGCTTACGTACAAGTACGACGCATTTTCTAATCTGTCTTTTTTCGCACTGCTCATTGCTTACGCACATATTATACCACAATATTACTCTGTTGTGGGAAACATTCTTGAGACACAAAGAAAAGGCCGTATTATCGCCTGCCCTCCAGTGCTCCGGCAATGTCTTCCTTCATATCAAGCACCGCGGCTCTCGCCGCGTCCGCATAGTTGGCACTGCCAAAAGACGCATACTTCTCCTGCTTATAGGCGGCAATGATTCCGCGGGAAGAATTAACGATCGCGCCAAGCCCATCCTCGTTGAAAAAGTGTACGAGATCGACGCCCCTGCCGCCCTGCGCCCCATAGCCCGGCACAAGGATAAAGGATTTGGGCATGATGCTGCGCAGTATCCTCCCCATTTCGGGATAGGTAGCGCCTACGACCGCCCCCACATAACTGTATGTCTTGCCCATCAGTGTCTCGCCCCACTTCGCCACCTGCTCACCGACGATCTCGTACAGCGGCCGGTCGGCGGAGAGACCCATGGTGTCCGCTGCTTCCTCTGTTCCCTTCACAATACGGTCCTGAAACTCACCGCTGCTCGGATTGGATGTTTTCACAAGCACAAAGATCCCTTTCTTCTCCTCCCGGCACACGTCGATAAAAGGTTTTATGCCGTCGCTGCCAAGATAAGGATTGACGGTAGCAAAATCCTCGTCAAAACCGTAATACTTATTGGCTCCTATCTGTACTTTGCCCAGATGGCCCGCTGCATACGCCTGCGAAGTGGAACCGATGTCTCCCCGCTTGATGTCGCCGATCACGACCAGACCCTTCTCTTTACAGTACTTTACTGTCTTTGCAAATGCGAGAAGCCCTTCAATGCCAAATTGTTCATACATGGCGATCTGCGGCTTTACAGCCGGAACGAGATCGCAGACCGCGTCTACGATCCCTTTGTTATACTGCCAGATAGCCTCCCCCGCCCCCTGCAATGTCTCTCCATACTGTTCGTATGCTTTCTTTGTAATCTGTTCCGGAATATAGGACAGCATTGGGTCCAGTCCCACGACAATGGGCGCTCCTGTCTTTTTGATTCCCGCGATCAGTTTCTCAATCATTGTGTTCTCCTTCTCAATATTTTCAGTTTTTCCATCCGGGCGGATCGCTCCGGCGGTCTGCCTCCTGTATATCAAAAAACGCGCAGCCTTCTTCTGCCCACGCGCTTTTGATGTTACCTCTATTACAATTACAGGTCATCGTTCACCAGTTTGATAACCGCCGTCTTGTTCGGGAGCTTGAAATATACTTTATAGCCGCTTCCGCCTTCCACCATGCCACTGGCCGTTGCCTTTACATTACCGAGCGCATCTCCGTCCTCTTCCTCACATTTCGCTGTGAATTCAATCGTACTCCCATCGCCAAATCCTTTGTCTTTCAAGGTAAAATACACATAGAGACGATCTTCCCCGTTTACATTCTCAATCTCAAAGTCGTCGATCTTTGCCGCCTCGCCTTTACTGCCTGTCATATACCCGTAATGCCTTACCGAATAACCGTCCTCGTTGTCTCTCTGGTAATAGATAGAATTTACGACGATATACTGGCAGTTTCTGCTGTAACCATCCAGCCATACTTTTACGACTGTGCTGCCGGTTCCCTTTGCCCTGATCTTTAATTTAAACGAATCACTGCTCTGGCTGTCGAGTTCTACCTTGACCACGCTGGAATCATCCACCGCAAACTTTACGTTAAATGCCTTTGAGCCCTTCCAGTTGCTCACCTTAAACTTAACTTTCTGTGTAGTATCGTCGTGCGTCACAGATACCGTGTTCGTTTCCGCCGATAACTTAGGCTGATTGCCTGCCAATGCTGTCAGGCTGCATGCCAAAAACAGACCTGCAGCGCAGACTGCCGTAATAAACTTTTTATAACCAGGTTTCATAGTTCCTCCTTTATGTATGTACATGTCTTCTATGTAACACAATAGCAAACACAAAATTCATTGTCAATGTTCGCCGTATCATTTCCCTGTCTTCCTGAAAAAATTAAGGAATCCTTCATTTTTATTTTCTGACACAAATATTTCCCACATTACGGCCAGCCTGCCTCATCTCGTCTTCAGAAACTCATATTCCCGTTTTGCTTTCTCATCATCGGGATATAGCTGCAAATAACTTTCCATCAGAGCAGCCGCCTTCTGAAACTGACACAGCTTCTCATAGGCTGCAATCTCATTATATTTCAGCGTCTGCATACAAGTCTTGTCCTCGCTGGCAAGTCCGGCCTCAAAGGCCGCCAGCGCCGCCTCATAATCGTTCATCTGCATCTTGCAGATGCCGAGCTGATTCTGCACTTGAGGGTTGTCCGGGTCCTGCACCAGATAGCTGGCATAAACACTGGAAGCATAGTTAAAGTCGCCGAGCGCCTCATAAGTCCTGCCAAGAAAGAGAATGGCTTCCGCGCTCCCTGTGTCCCGCGCTTTTTCCAGACAGTTTTTCGCATTGTCATAATCCTGGAGATAATAATACAGCCTGCCTTTGTCATAGTCAGGCATATCCTCTCCGTCCGTTGCAAGAGTACCCTCGAGATACTTGATCCCGGCTTCTTTATATCCATTCTTCTCCAGACTTCTGTAAATGTTGATCAGACAATTATAATCTTTCGTGTCCAAGGAAATAGCAATTCTGAAGTCCTCATCCGCTTTTTCATAGTTCCCCTGTTCCAGCTCCAGGGTACCGCGCAGGTAATAGGCTGTCTTTTCATCGTCCCGCAAGGCCAGAATGGCGTCATACACTTTCAGCGCGCTGTCAATATCTCCGTTTTTATAATAAGCGGCTGCCAGATAATAATTCGTGTCAAATTGCAGACTGCTTATCATTCCATTACAATAAGAAAGTGATTTTTCGAGCGACTCCACTGCTTCCTCATACCTGGTGAGACCGATATAGGCGATACCCTGTCCCCGGTACAGCAGTTCCTCGTCCTCCCCCTCTACAAGCGCTTTTTCAAAATAAGCAAGGGCCGACTCATAGTCCAGAGCCTCGATTGCAGACATGCCTGCATCAATATTTTCCCTTTTCTCTCCCATACTGCATCCTGTCAGAGTCAAAAAAGTAATGACCGCCGCCAATATAAGCCTTATTTTCAACTTCATGATAAATATGCCGTAGCCCTCTCTCGGTATCCACAGTATTTATGTACCGGCAAAATTTATAAATTGCCAAGCCGGTCTACCAAAGCCTCGTACTCCTCCCTCACATTCCGGAAACATTCGATCAGCTTCGGCGAAAACGTCCCGCATTCCCCCGTTACGATCATATGGAACGCGTCTTCCCTGGAAAAAGCGCTCTTGTACACTCTTTCACTGACAAGCGCATCGTACACATCCGCCACCGACACAAGCTGTGCTGAGATCGGAATCTCCTCTCCCACCAGACGGTCCGGATACCCGTTTCCATCATAACGCTCGTGATGGTATCTGCATATCTCATAGCTGATCCGCTCATAATCTTTTTCAAAGATTCCGATAAAGTTCGCCAGCATATCACTGCCCCGCGTCGTGTGGGACTTCATGATCTCGAATTCTTCCTTCGTCAGCCTTCCCGGCTTGAGAAGAATATCATCAGGAATAACAATCTTCCCCACGTCATGAAGTGAACTTGCCACTACGATCACTTCAATCTCTTCCGGCGTCAACCCATACTCCGGATACTGTATCATCATTTCCTGGGCGAGAATACGGGTAAAGCCTTTCACCCGTTTGATATGCTCACCACTCTCCAGATTTCTGTATTCCACTACCGTACCGAGTATTTCGATAATGCTCTCATTACTCCTGTTGAGCTTATCGGCCTGCATTTGCAACAGATCATACTGCATACGCAGCGCCTGCGTCTGCTTTTCCACTTTTTCTTCCAGATTGTTCTGATACTGAAAAAGACTGGTGATATTGTTCACTCTCTTTTTTACGATCGTATTATCAAATGGTTTCTTGATAAAATCCGATACGCCCATGTCAAAACACTGCTTTTCCGTCTGGACAGAAGTCTCACCGCTGATAATGAGAACCGGTATCTTTTCCATCCATCCCTTTTCCTTCATGATCTGCAGCACTTCAAATCCATCCATCTCCGGCATGAGCAGGTCGAGCAGGACAGTAGCAATCTCATCGTGATGCTCCTCCAGAAGTGCAAGTGCCGTCTTTCCGTCCTCTGCCAGTAAGACAGCATATTCCTCCAGCAGAATTTCTTCTAATATGTCCCGATTCAGTCTCGAATCATCCACTATCAAAACTTTATCTCTCATATTCCCCTTACTACTCCTTTACCAATACCGTCATCCCTGCAACATCCGAATTGCAGATATTGTCGTCATATAATCTTCCTCTGTCTTTTTTAACAGCTCCGAAACATCATGTTTCTCCCTGTCACGCAAAAGTTCCGTCAGTTGATCAGAAGATACATACAATCTCTCAAACCCCAGATTCTGACACACGCCCTTCAATGTATGCGCCGCACGAAATGCGTCATCCATATTACCCGCTTCCAGTGAGGTACAGAGCAGCTCGAAACTGCCGTCATCCAGAAACTTCAGCATATACTTTTTTACCCGTTCTTCACTGAGAAGCCTGGAAATAACACCTTCATAATCTCCGCCGAACTTATCATAACATTCTTTTACTGTCATCTCGTTCTCCTTTGCTCCATAGTTACTCTTTGATATTGTACCATAATTTTCTTTGTTCGCAAACTTTTTTATTATTTTCCCAAGAGGCAAATTTCCATAAAATTTTCTTCTTACAACTGACAAAAATACGCCCATTCGTACAAATAAGCGTTTTGCTTATCCGACGAAGGGGCGTATCATCAATCATTTCATAAATCAGCTTATAACCTATGTTCCCTATTCTAACACAAACTGTCCGATCAACTCGTCCAATGTTGTTGCCTGTGCAGACAGCTCTTCGCTTGTAGCTGAAGACTCCTGCGCCGTTGCGGAATTAGACTGTACGACCTCGGAAATCTGGCTCACACCCTGCTCTGCCTGACGCATCGTCTCTGCCTGCTCTTCCGCCATCCTGCTCTGCTCTCTGGAAGCATCCGCAATGTTTTTGATACCGTCTACAACAAGCTCAATCGAATTCGCCGCGCGTTCTGCCGCATAGTTACCTTCCGAAATCTCCTGCAGCGATCCTTCAATCAGCTCTCTCGTATCTACGACCGATTGTGCACTCTGCTCTGCCAACTGTCTGATCTGATCTGCCACAACGGCAAAACCGCGGCCTGCCTCTCCGGCTCTTGCAGCCTCAATCGACGCATTCAGAGAAAGGAGATTCGTCTGAGAGGCAATAGACTCGATCTCGGAGATGATATTACCGATCTTCTTTGATGTCTCATTAATCCGCTCCATTGCGTTCACCATTGCGCTCATTTCCGCACGGCTGTTGTCCGCCTCATTTGCATATTTCTCAGCCTGTTTGTAAGATTCCTCCGCACTCTGTGCAAAGCGTTCCATCGTCTCCGTAATATTGATAAATGT
The sequence above is a segment of the Lachnospiraceae bacterium JLR.KK008 genome. Coding sequences within it:
- a CDS encoding iron-containing alcohol dehydrogenase, coding for MARFTLPRDLYHGKGALEALKDFKGKKAIICVGGGSMKRFGFLDRAKQYLEEAGMEVQLFEGIEPDPSVETVMKGAQAMTEFGPDWIVAMGGGSPIDAAKAMWIKYEYPDITFEDMCKVFGIPELRKKARFCAISSTSGTATEVTAFAVITDYQKGIKYPLADFEITPDVAIVDPDLAETMPQKLVAHTGMDAMTHAVEAYVSTANCDFTDPLALHAIKMIQRDLVDSYNGDMAKRDSMHNAQCLAGMAFSNALLGIVHSMAHKTGAVFADYGAHIIHGAANAMYLPKVIAFNAKDETAKARYGEIADFMNLGGGTPDEKVELLIAYLRKMNDDLNIPHCIKNYGQDSYPTEQGFVPEEVFLERLPEIAANAILDACTGSNPRQPSQEEMEKLLKCCYYDTEVDF
- the pyrF gene encoding orotidine-5'-phosphate decarboxylase produces the protein MIEKLIAGIKKTGAPIVVGLDPMLSYIPEQITKKAYEQYGETLQGAGEAIWQYNKGIVDAVCDLVPAVKPQIAMYEQFGIEGLLAFAKTVKYCKEKGLVVIGDIKRGDIGSTSQAYAAGHLGKVQIGANKYYGFDEDFATVNPYLGSDGIKPFIDVCREEKKGIFVLVKTSNPSSGEFQDRIVKGTEEAADTMGLSADRPLYEIVGEQVAKWGETLMGKTYSYVGAVVGATYPEMGRILRSIMPKSFILVPGYGAQGGRGVDLVHFFNEDGLGAIVNSSRGIIAAYKQEKYASFGSANYADAARAAVLDMKEDIAGALEGRR
- a CDS encoding tetratricopeptide repeat protein; the protein is MKLKIRLILAAVITFLTLTGCSMGEKRENIDAGMSAIEALDYESALAYFEKALVEGEDEELLYRGQGIAYIGLTRYEEAVESLEKSLSYCNGMISSLQFDTNYYLAAAYYKNGDIDSALKVYDAILALRDDEKTAYYLRGTLELEQGNYEKADEDFRIAISLDTKDYNCLINIYRSLEKNGYKEAGIKYLEGTLATDGEDMPDYDKGRLYYYLQDYDNAKNCLEKARDTGSAEAILFLGRTYEALGDFNYASSVYASYLVQDPDNPQVQNQLGICKMQMNDYEAALAAFEAGLASEDKTCMQTLKYNEIAAYEKLCQFQKAAALMESYLQLYPDDEKAKREYEFLKTR
- a CDS encoding HD domain-containing phosphohydrolase, with protein sequence MRDKVLIVDDSRLNRDILEEILLEEYAVLLAEDGKTALALLEEHHDEIATVLLDLLMPEMDGFEVLQIMKEKGWMEKIPVLIISGETSVQTEKQCFDMGVSDFIKKPFDNTIVKKRVNNITSLFQYQNNLEEKVEKQTQALRMQYDLLQMQADKLNRSNESIIEILGTVVEYRNLESGEHIKRVKGFTRILAQEMMIQYPEYGLTPEEIEVIVVASSLHDVGKIVIPDDILLKPGRLTKEEFEIMKSHTTRGSDMLANFIGIFEKDYERISYEICRYHHERYDGNGYPDRLVGEEIPISAQLVSVADVYDALVSERVYKSAFSREDAFHMIVTGECGTFSPKLIECFRNVREEYEALVDRLGNL
- a CDS encoding Hpt domain-containing protein, with amino-acid sequence MTVKECYDKFGGDYEGVISRLLSEERVKKYMLKFLDDGSFELLCTSLEAGNMDDAFRAAHTLKGVCQNLGFERLYVSSDQLTELLRDREKHDVSELLKKTEEDYMTTISAIRMLQG